In Desulfomicrobium macestii, the following proteins share a genomic window:
- a CDS encoding helix-hairpin-helix domain-containing protein: MNPAKVRRDHLRNLTDLPNIGPAMARDLRLLGFERPEQLTGQNPQTLYDRLCELTGARQDPCVLDVFVSVTRFMDGDEPRPWWFYTPERKQNPLSDK, encoded by the coding sequence GTGAACCCAGCCAAAGTCAGGCGCGATCACCTCCGAAATCTGACCGACCTGCCCAACATCGGCCCGGCCATGGCCCGGGACCTGCGGCTGCTCGGCTTCGAGCGCCCGGAACAGCTCACCGGCCAGAACCCGCAAACCCTCTACGACCGCCTCTGTGAACTGACCGGAGCGCGCCAGGACCCATGCGTGCTAGACGTCTTCGTGTCCGTGACCAGATTCATGGACGGAGACGAGCCAAGGCCCTGGTGGTTCTACACGCCGGAGCGAAAGCAGAATCCGCTTTCCGATAAATAA